A region of Cheilinus undulatus linkage group 10, ASM1832078v1, whole genome shotgun sequence DNA encodes the following proteins:
- the sox3 gene encoding transcription factor Sox-3 produces the protein MYNMMETEIKTPLPQSNTGSAPGAKNNSASDAERVKRPMNAFMVWSRGQRRKMAQENPKMHNSEISKRLGADWKLLTDAEKRPFIDEAKRLRAMHMKEHPDYKYRPRRKTKTLLKKDKYSLPGGLLAPGANAVNNSVSVGQRMDGYAHMNGWTNSAYSLMQDQLAYPQHHSMNSPQIQQMHRYEMAGLQYPMMSTAQTYMNAASTYSMSPAYTQQTPSAMGLSSMASVCKTEPSSPPPAITSHSQRACLGDLRDMISMYLPPGGDSAEHSSLQSSRLHSVHPHYQSAGTGVNGTLPLTHI, from the coding sequence ATGTATAACATGATGGAGACCGAGATCAAGACCCCGCTCCCGCAGTCCAACACGGGCTCGGCGCCGGGCGCAAAGAACAACAGTGCCAGCGACGCGGAGCGCGTGAAGCGGCCGATGAACGCCTTCATGGTGTGGTCCAGGGGGCAGCGGAGGAAGATGGCACAAGAGAACCCCAAAATGCACAACTCTGAGATCAGCAAGCGGCTCGGTGCGGACTGGAAACTTCTGACCGATGCGGAGAAGAGACCGTTCATCGACGAAGCCAAGCGTCTGCGCGCCATGCACATGAAGGAGCACCCGGATTATAAATACCGTCCCCGCAGGAAGACCAAGACCTTGCTCAAGAAAGACAAGTACTCTTTGCCAGGGGGTCTCCTGGCGCCTGGGGCCAACGCCGTCAACAACTCGGTGTCTGTGGGGCAGAGGATGGACGGTTACGCGCACATGAACGGCTGGACGAACAGCGCGTACTCCCTCATGCAGGACCAGTTGGCGTACCCGCAGCATCACAGCATGAACAGCCCGCAGATCCAGCAGATGCACCGGTACGAGATGGCGGGGCTTCAGTACCCCATGATGTCCACGGCGCAGACCTACATGAACGCGGCCTCCACGTACAGCATGTCTCCGGCGTACACGCAGCAGACCCCCAGCGCCATGGGACTCAGCTCCATGGCATCCGTGTGCAAGACCGAGCCCAGCTCCCCTCCTCCGGCTATCACGTCCCACTCTCAGCGGGCGTGTTTGGGGGACCTGAGGGATATGATAAGCATGTACCTGCCGCCCGGCGGGGACAGCGCGGAGCACTCCTCCCTGCAGAGCAGCCGGTTACACAGCGTCCATCCACACTACCAGAGCGCAGGGACGGGCGTCAACGGCACGCTACCTCTCACACACATCTGA